A genomic region of Saprospiraceae bacterium contains the following coding sequences:
- a CDS encoding four helix bundle protein: protein MRDYTKIKAFLLVDDLVILVYRVTKNFPTEEKFGLVQQIRRAIISVASNIVEGCYRQSQNEFIRFLEIAFASLKESHYQINISNRLGYIDSITFQLIDKKMNEAEKVLASYYKFHKNDKQL, encoded by the coding sequence ATGAGAGATTATACTAAAATTAAAGCATTTTTATTAGTTGATGATCTGGTTATTCTTGTTTATCGGGTCACAAAGAATTTTCCAACCGAAGAAAAATTTGGACTTGTACAACAAATAAGGCGCGCTATAATTTCGGTCGCTTCCAATATTGTAGAAGGATGCTATCGACAAAGTCAAAATGAATTTATTAGATTTCTTGAAATAGCTTTTGCATCACTTAAGGAATCCCATTATCAAATAAATATTTCCAATAGATTAGGGTATATCGATTCAATTACTTTTCAGCTGATAGACAAAAAAATGAATGAAGCAGAAAAAGTATTAGCTTCTTATTACAAATTCCATAAAAATGACAAGCAATTATGA
- a CDS encoding alkaline phosphatase family protein has translation MRKVIFYLIDGARPDIMKILIDQGKLPAIKEFFYDVCGMCLATTCLPSTTGPAYLPFLTGQHPAAHHITGIRWFDKQAYFEKSRWSRNAMRSYCGYEAKYFNDDMNPEYPSLFEEVSNGFNIYNMITKGVDPKFDVTRKEKTGLYFRAHFYHEHHPVDLLGSRKLLESLDQEFDFIFAVFPSVDWDSHTYHYADERTIRAYEIADQSISEVVNRLKEKGIYEDTLMILASDHGLSSTHTHFDLGSFFKNQGYRVLEYPAIATLYPNVAVFISGNSFASIHFLDQKEIYWKDQLLRNHGSVIERLLANDAIDFIIYRNNERSLVVHNKFGYALVEANPDGSFFYQQETFDVLGLGNSPLTLSRENSLETTIQTNYPDSLFQISQIMNSHRAGDFIVSAKPGYDLRDYWEIPEHKGSHGSLHKEHMLVPVFANKEGILPQYCRTSDLHPTIKNWLGIKGMIND, from the coding sequence TTGCGAAAGGTCATTTTCTATCTGATCGACGGTGCCCGTCCGGATATCATGAAAATCCTAATTGATCAGGGTAAACTGCCTGCTATCAAAGAATTTTTTTACGATGTTTGTGGGATGTGTTTGGCAACGACCTGTTTGCCTTCAACCACTGGTCCGGCCTACTTGCCATTCTTAACGGGCCAGCATCCGGCAGCTCATCACATCACAGGTATCCGTTGGTTTGATAAGCAGGCCTATTTTGAAAAAAGCAGATGGTCGAGAAATGCCATGCGTTCTTATTGTGGATACGAGGCAAAATACTTTAATGATGATATGAATCCTGAATATCCCTCGCTGTTTGAAGAAGTCAGCAATGGATTCAATATCTACAACATGATCACTAAAGGCGTCGATCCAAAATTTGATGTGACGAGAAAAGAAAAAACGGGATTGTATTTTAGGGCACATTTTTATCACGAGCATCATCCTGTGGATCTATTGGGAAGCCGCAAACTTTTGGAAAGTCTGGATCAGGAGTTCGATTTTATTTTTGCAGTATTTCCCAGCGTGGACTGGGATTCACATACCTATCACTATGCAGATGAACGCACTATTAGGGCTTATGAAATAGCCGATCAAAGCATTTCAGAAGTCGTTAATCGCTTGAAAGAAAAGGGAATCTATGAAGATACTTTAATGATACTTGCATCCGATCATGGCTTGAGCTCAACACATACGCATTTTGATCTCGGAAGTTTTTTTAAAAATCAGGGATATCGGGTTCTGGAATATCCGGCGATTGCCACCCTTTATCCAAATGTAGCGGTTTTTATTTCAGGAAATTCCTTTGCGAGTATTCATTTTTTAGATCAAAAGGAGATTTACTGGAAAGATCAATTGTTGCGCAATCATGGCTCCGTTATAGAAAGACTGCTGGCGAATGATGCAATAGATTTTATTATTTACAGAAATAACGAACGTTCGTTAGTGGTTCATAATAAATTTGGATATGCCTTGGTGGAAGCCAATCCCGATGGTTCATTTTTCTATCAACAGGAAACGTTTGATGTTCTGGGCCTCGGCAATTCACCATTGACCTTGAGCAGGGAAAATTCTTTAGAAACTACCATACAGACGAATTATCCGGATAGCTTGTTTCAAATTTCACAGATCATGAATAGTCATCGTGCCGGCGATTTTATCGTGAGTGCAAAACCAGGCTATGACCTGCGGGATTATTGGGAAATTCCCGAGCATAAAGGTTCGCACGGATCCTTACATAAAGAACACATGTTGGTTCCTGTATTTGCGAATAAAGAAGGGATCTTGCCACAATATTGTAGGACGAGTGATTTGCACCCGACCATTAAGAACTGGCTCGGGATTAAAGGAATGATAAATGACTAA
- a CDS encoding dCTP deaminase, whose product MILSDNKILEAIETGDIVIEPYRQENLGTNSYDVHLGDTLAVYDARELDAKVHNTITYIKIPDEGFVIQPGTLYLGVTEEYTETHHAVPFLEGKSSVGRLGIDIHATAGKGDVGFCNNWTLEISCVQPVRIYAGMPIGQLIYFAVEGDISNYYNKKSNAKYNHRTRLPVESMMWKNQF is encoded by the coding sequence ATGATCCTAAGCGATAATAAAATACTAGAAGCCATAGAAACCGGCGACATCGTCATTGAGCCCTACCGTCAAGAAAACCTGGGTACCAATTCATATGATGTACATCTTGGCGATACCCTGGCAGTCTATGATGCCCGAGAATTGGATGCTAAAGTTCACAATACCATTACTTATATCAAAATACCTGACGAAGGATTTGTAATACAACCTGGAACACTTTATTTGGGTGTCACAGAGGAATATACTGAAACTCACCATGCTGTGCCTTTCCTCGAAGGCAAATCCAGCGTGGGCAGACTTGGCATCGACATTCATGCAACTGCGGGTAAAGGTGATGTGGGTTTTTGCAACAACTGGACATTGGAGATCAGCTGCGTACAGCCGGTTCGCATTTATGCAGGCATGCCCATCGGACAATTGATTTATTTTGCGGTAGAAGGAGATATTTCAAATTATTACAATAAAAAGTCGAATGCCAAATACAATCACCGCACTCGGCTTCCGGTGGAGAGTATGATGTGGAAGAATCAGTTTTAG
- a CDS encoding flippase-like domain-containing protein translates to MTKENSNKIDEGNTPKNWNKLNVDTTLIRRGVLIFIFISVISFAALFFYTNTGKIVEVWSEVNWYYLALGCVFIFNDLYLGGLRNHIFIREFVPGISIIASVKANLANIFLGAATPTQTGGGAAQIYIFHKYGVSLADNISNSLFNWISTLIFFPLSGALAIYILEDTIPDGLVLQLTHFGFRVFATLFIVVLIGLLAPNFLGSFISFIGRSLKYVFRNTGHKISLWGMKAATTLKDYQNRYRIFFRQKPHLFLYSFLLTIILYFNKYALAYILLLAFEVQADFWTVISIQAVLYLLLYFSPSPGGSGIAEISIGVLMASILHEEYLASFALLYRSFLVFVPAMMGAYVLLHQLKQEATA, encoded by the coding sequence ATGACTAAGGAAAATTCAAATAAAATTGACGAAGGCAATACGCCGAAGAATTGGAATAAGCTTAATGTTGACACAACATTAATTCGGCGGGGCGTTCTGATTTTTATATTCATTTCGGTCATTTCTTTTGCTGCTTTATTTTTTTATACCAATACTGGAAAAATTGTTGAAGTTTGGTCTGAAGTCAATTGGTATTACCTGGCACTTGGCTGTGTTTTTATTTTCAATGATCTGTATTTAGGCGGCTTGCGAAACCATATTTTTATCCGGGAATTCGTACCGGGTATTTCCATAATAGCCAGTGTTAAAGCCAATCTCGCAAATATTTTTTTAGGGGCTGCAACTCCAACCCAGACCGGTGGTGGAGCAGCACAAATTTATATTTTTCATAAATACGGGGTTTCACTGGCGGATAATATTTCAAATAGTTTGTTTAACTGGATTTCCACTCTGATTTTTTTTCCACTTTCAGGAGCCTTGGCCATCTACATCCTGGAAGATACGATACCTGATGGTTTGGTCCTGCAACTCACCCACTTTGGATTTCGGGTCTTTGCGACATTATTTATTGTGGTTCTCATCGGACTATTGGCTCCAAATTTTCTGGGCTCATTTATTTCGTTCATTGGAAGAAGTTTGAAATATGTTTTTAGAAACACAGGACACAAGATTTCTTTGTGGGGAATGAAAGCGGCCACAACCTTAAAGGATTATCAAAATAGATATCGCATTTTTTTTAGGCAAAAACCTCATTTGTTCTTGTACAGTTTTTTACTAACCATTATCCTTTATTTTAATAAATACGCTTTGGCATATATACTTTTATTGGCCTTTGAAGTTCAGGCAGATTTTTGGACTGTTATTTCCATTCAAGCTGTATTGTATCTGCTCTTGTATTTTAGTCCGAGCCCGGGCGGCAGTGGAATTGCTGAGATCAGTATTGGGGTTTTAATGGCCAGTATTTTACATGAAGAGTATTTGGCTTCGTTTGCATTGCTTTACAGAAGTTTTCTTGTATTTGTTCCGGCAATGATGGGGGCCTATGTATTGCTGCATCAATTGAAGCAGGAGGCAACTGCTTAA
- a CDS encoding T9SS type A sorting domain-containing protein — protein MKLSLQLFLIAISLLSFNAQSQDTITVQTITWDSAGREGWYTFPDLQTSEIERINLIYNIRCKNAQVGNGGVGCGEWDYSCNTFVTDTFRKDSVLQIQRKFVIPNFTGSEFYYSNNPTSNCISYFQKRGIYSGLSNEINGTIGTLDQNLKLKSETGKFYFLFTAAELSNANLKAGKIHGLRWNIVKSPGELSFLKIKMKNTRATSIQSTGFDLDNLTEVYFLNTPVPANGLQTLMFYNSFNWDGTSQILVEMSYNANPTAGEIELGSQTIQNVSVGANEKSYSLYQFGAAGFELEPQKLKQISNEVSIGFWAYGDPDIMPVNSSILEASDAQNNRQLNVHLPWSNGSVYWDCGNDGTGYDRIEKAAQAKDYEGQWTHWAFTKNVGTGVMQIYKNGILWHSGSGKRKAITVDKMKLASDINNQLSYFGRISHFAIWNKELDSLTIRNFMFDPGNNAHPAYNSLLYYLPLNDGDQNKLNDLSPNPATIPVATELNWYEEKGRNIVSGFQNLQARPVTTFIQGTINTFNLETISALEEFSTVKTPVTEYEILNGKPVVKNKFLVYPAGDFIIKDENGTPVDFKVVPEDGIFVMEDLKYQRYDPAKFEILSLVTPYGNGLDLTKDGKTFVFDITDYAPVLRGSKKISVEFGAWQEEMDLKFQFIKGKPAREVKEIQNIYAFQRGYIGNILNNEVFEPRNLKLHPDANSYKIRTTVTGHEQNGEFVSRSHFVRVDGNKSFRKFDFTVWKECADNPIFPQGGTWIFDRAGWCPGAASDVHQFDITSLGDPGSPVRIDYGLNGANMDAANYLVSCQLVSYGAAAYAKDAGIEAVIRPNVGRVEFERFNPACSRPAIQVKNFGSEDIRSLLIRYNVLGGRTLEFLYQGEIKPLEIKTIDLPVDHFDFWTNATTTLFEVEILKVNDINDENSRNNKMSSNFKLVRIFDFDPIFEIRTNNIAGDNSYRIKDMNGNILIEKKNLPAATTTQENLNVPNGCYTLEVDDQAQDGLSFWYYPNYGSGNSSIKRRVNNNVIPMVSFKPDFGAGFKYDFIVNKVTATDDESTSYVVSLYPNPVNDLVNLEVLGAEGQEAIIYLLNAAGQKVLMHSIPQDGNSVQKQFSLAGLAKGMYFMHIQLNDKILIRKLILD, from the coding sequence ATGAAATTAAGTTTACAATTATTTTTAATTGCCATTTCATTGCTAAGTTTTAACGCGCAATCCCAAGACACCATCACTGTGCAAACAATTACATGGGATTCTGCCGGTCGCGAAGGCTGGTACACATTTCCGGATTTACAGACTTCGGAGATTGAAAGGATTAATCTGATCTATAACATTCGCTGTAAAAATGCACAAGTAGGTAATGGTGGCGTTGGCTGCGGCGAGTGGGATTATAGCTGCAATACATTTGTTACAGATACTTTTCGAAAGGATTCCGTTTTGCAGATACAGCGCAAATTTGTAATACCTAATTTTACAGGTTCGGAATTTTATTATTCGAACAATCCAACCAGCAACTGTATTTCCTATTTTCAGAAAAGGGGAATTTATAGTGGCTTATCTAATGAGATCAATGGCACCATTGGTACTCTTGACCAGAACTTGAAATTAAAAAGCGAAACAGGAAAATTTTATTTTCTATTTACAGCTGCTGAACTAAGTAATGCAAATTTGAAAGCAGGTAAAATTCATGGCTTAAGATGGAATATTGTAAAATCGCCGGGTGAATTGTCATTTTTGAAAATTAAAATGAAGAATACCCGGGCAACTTCAATACAGTCAACAGGTTTTGATTTAGATAATTTGACGGAAGTCTATTTTTTAAACACGCCTGTACCGGCAAATGGATTGCAAACACTGATGTTTTACAATAGTTTTAACTGGGATGGAACATCTCAAATACTGGTGGAAATGAGTTATAATGCAAATCCAACAGCAGGTGAAATTGAACTCGGTTCACAAACCATTCAAAATGTTTCTGTGGGAGCAAATGAAAAATCATACAGTCTCTATCAATTTGGAGCTGCGGGATTTGAATTAGAACCTCAGAAATTAAAACAGATTTCAAATGAAGTTTCCATTGGTTTTTGGGCTTATGGTGATCCGGATATCATGCCTGTCAATTCTTCTATATTGGAGGCTTCTGATGCGCAGAATAACAGACAACTTAATGTTCACCTACCCTGGAGCAATGGCTCAGTGTATTGGGATTGCGGGAATGATGGCACTGGTTACGACCGCATTGAAAAAGCAGCACAAGCAAAAGATTATGAGGGGCAATGGACGCATTGGGCCTTTACTAAAAATGTGGGTACTGGTGTGATGCAAATTTATAAAAATGGAATTCTTTGGCATTCTGGTAGCGGAAAAAGAAAAGCTATCACAGTGGATAAAATGAAACTGGCGTCTGACATCAACAATCAACTATCCTACTTCGGAAGAATTTCACATTTTGCGATCTGGAATAAGGAATTGGATTCCCTTACCATTAGAAATTTTATGTTCGATCCGGGTAATAATGCACATCCTGCTTACAATTCTTTACTTTATTATTTACCGCTCAACGATGGCGATCAAAATAAGTTAAATGATTTGTCACCAAATCCGGCAACTATTCCGGTTGCTACTGAATTAAACTGGTATGAAGAGAAAGGTCGAAATATAGTAAGTGGATTTCAGAATTTACAAGCCAGGCCTGTTACTACTTTTATTCAAGGAACCATAAATACCTTCAACTTGGAAACGATTTCTGCCTTGGAAGAATTTAGTACTGTAAAAACTCCGGTTACCGAATACGAAATTCTGAATGGCAAACCTGTTGTAAAAAACAAATTCCTTGTTTATCCTGCCGGCGATTTTATCATCAAAGACGAAAACGGAACTCCTGTTGATTTTAAAGTTGTTCCTGAAGATGGAATTTTTGTGATGGAGGATCTAAAATATCAGCGTTACGATCCGGCAAAATTCGAAATACTTTCTCTGGTAACTCCATATGGCAATGGATTGGATCTTACCAAAGACGGAAAAACGTTTGTATTTGATATTACCGATTATGCGCCGGTATTGCGGGGATCAAAAAAGATCAGCGTAGAATTTGGTGCATGGCAGGAAGAAATGGATCTTAAGTTTCAATTTATAAAGGGGAAACCGGCACGCGAAGTAAAAGAAATTCAAAATATATATGCTTTCCAGCGAGGATATATTGGCAACATCCTCAACAATGAAGTTTTTGAACCTCGTAATTTGAAATTACATCCGGATGCGAATTCTTATAAAATCAGAACAACAGTGACGGGTCACGAACAAAACGGGGAGTTTGTCAGCCGCAGTCATTTTGTGCGCGTTGATGGTAATAAATCTTTTAGGAAATTTGATTTTACAGTTTGGAAAGAATGTGCCGACAATCCCATATTTCCTCAGGGAGGTACATGGATCTTTGATCGTGCAGGTTGGTGTCCGGGTGCTGCATCTGATGTGCATCAGTTTGATATTACTTCATTGGGTGACCCCGGTAGTCCAGTGAGGATTGATTATGGATTGAATGGCGCCAATATGGATGCTGCAAATTATTTGGTCAGTTGTCAATTGGTAAGTTACGGCGCTGCAGCCTATGCAAAGGACGCCGGCATTGAAGCTGTCATTCGGCCGAATGTGGGTCGCGTGGAATTCGAAAGATTCAATCCGGCGTGCAGCAGACCTGCAATTCAAGTCAAAAATTTTGGTTCCGAAGATATTCGAAGTCTATTGATCAGGTACAATGTTTTAGGAGGAAGAACGCTGGAGTTTCTTTATCAGGGAGAGATCAAACCTCTTGAAATTAAAACGATCGATCTTCCGGTAGATCATTTTGATTTTTGGACCAACGCAACTACTACTTTATTTGAGGTAGAAATATTGAAAGTAAATGATATAAATGATGAAAATTCTAGAAATAATAAAATGTCCAGCAATTTTAAATTGGTACGCATTTTTGATTTTGATCCCATTTTTGAAATAAGGACCAATAATATTGCCGGTGATAATAGTTATCGCATCAAAGACATGAATGGAAATATACTGATTGAGAAGAAAAATTTACCTGCAGCTACAACTACACAGGAAAATTTGAATGTTCCTAACGGTTGTTATACCCTCGAAGTCGATGATCAGGCACAAGACGGATTGTCTTTTTGGTATTACCCCAACTATGGGAGCGGAAATTCAAGTATCAAACGCAGAGTGAATAACAACGTAATACCCATGGTCAGTTTTAAACCCGATTTTGGTGCCGGTTTCAAGTATGATTTTATTGTGAATAAAGTAACGGCAACTGATGACGAGTCGACTTCTTATGTCGTAAGTCTGTATCCCAATCCGGTCAACGATTTGGTGAATCTGGAAGTTTTGGGGGCAGAAGGCCAGGAAGCCATTATTTATTTATTGAATGCAGCAGGTCAAAAGGTTTTAATGCACAGCATTCCACAAGATGGGAACAGTGTTCAAAAACAATTTTCATTAGCGGGTTTGGCTAAAGGAATGTATTTTATGCATATTCAGTTGAATGATAAAATCTTAATAAGAAAACTGATCCTCGATTAA